In Athalia rosae chromosome 6, iyAthRosa1.1, whole genome shotgun sequence, one DNA window encodes the following:
- the LOC105683492 gene encoding 28S ribosomal protein S17, mitochondrial: MAVAGSSKKAIALLLGQCVPSLKKGVPKIRIRHLELDENLLMYFGKDTYVYANDPKNICQPGDHVLLKQLPKKLTRLIAHEILEVVYPYGDVTDPVTGKKVVVGQYRDAIKAQNKLYGEVNSAFDYDKAPPRGSQKEKRDFSFHETYVKYHEDPDDPQPYAV; the protein is encoded by the exons ATGGCGGTTGCAGGTAGTAGTAAAAAAGCTATTGCACTGTTGCTCGGACAGTGTGTTCCAAGCTTGAAGAAGGGCGTACCAAAAATTCGGATACGTCATCTGGAACTTGACGAAAATCTGCTGATG TACTTCGGAAAagacacatatgtatatgctaATGATCCGAAAAATATCTGTCAGCCTGGAGACCACGTACTCCTAAAGCAACTACCCAAAAAATTGACTCGCCTGATTGCGCACGAG ATCCTGGAGGTCGTCTATCCATACGGCGATGTTACAGATCCTGTAACTGGCAAGAAAGTAGTCGTAGGACAATATAG GGATGCTATCAAGGCACAGAACAAGCTATATGGGGAAGTAAATTCGGCGTTTGATTACGATAAAGCTCCCCCCAGGGGTAGTCAAAAAGAGAAACGTGATTTCAGTTTTCATGAAACATACGTCAAGTACCACGAAGATCCCGATGACCCACAACCATATGCGGTATAA
- the LOC105683490 gene encoding RNA polymerase II subunit A C-terminal domain phosphatase, which yields MATVKITFPTGGEPARITKWKVGMNAMISAGRIVLHYRNVNNDSNVPVGDSEKKLRASKFGRVIQLLVEEGDVIQPGQDVLLLEGCKHPTVMKDLCAECGADLREEMSKDEGGKTIASQASVPMVHSIPELKVCPELAEKIGREDEQRLLKDRKLALLVDLDQTIVHTTNDNVPPDMKDVYHFQLYGPHSPWYHTRLRPGTRDFLSAMSRLYELHICTFGARNYAHTVAGLLDKDGMLFSHRILSRDECFDPASKTANLKALFPCGDSMVCIIDDREDVWQGCGNLVQVKPYHFFRHTGDIHAPPGLAKRDHFPQPKVASLDESIDEIENPIKQIVNGALPELMENDSTSTEELAAKPKSLENESPDLANEIIVAETSKDDENENKSPEKEDQAVPEIESEEKKQVKFKESSSAPVVTPLIKDVSNEKSKQTELTDDDVKEIANDKAKGGEVEELKKSADSKEIENKEKEEENFKDLEKRQELEDHDDYLLYLEDILRRIHAEFYSKRDIDPESKSLRDIIPRVRARVLKGLRLTFSGMVATHQKLHQSRAYKVARALGAEVSQDLMDTTTHLVAIKPGTAKVNAAKKKSEVKIVNPDWLWTCAERWECVDERLYPLTKRARGSRVPPPHCSSPERAEDLETGEANRFADSINPLMSFTLEEIANMDKEVEEDMSDQELDATPIAAENETTSSRRRRRSRTPDSLNEERAGTVFGSKRKKRDTAENNDDSSAEDRKSSDDDEDDDRDNDDDLITRFRRGESLPDDLDLGDDSQDSVEDDCEWNEMGAALEREFLSD from the exons ATGGCGACGGTGAAAATCACTTTTCCCACTGGTGGAGAACCAGCTAGGATAACGAAGTGGAAAGTCGGGATGAACGCCATGATCTCTGCCGGGAGAATTGTCCTCCATTACCGCAACGTAAACAATGACAGTAACGTTCCAGTGGGAGactcggagaaaaaattacgcgCCTCAAAGTTCGGACGAGTTATTCAGTTACTCGTTGAGGAAGGCGACGTCATTCAACCTGG GCAAGATGTTCTGCTACTGGAAGGCTGTAAGCACCCCACCGTCATGAAGGATCTCTGCGCAGAGTGTGGTGCGGATTTAAGGGAAGAAATGTCTAAAGATGAGGGTGGAAAAACAATAGCGTCCCAGGCCAGTGTGCCTATGGTACACTCTATCCCTGAACTCAAAGTTTGCCCGGAATTAGCTGAGAAGATTGGCAGAGAGGATGAGCAGCGACTACTGAAAGACCGTAAACTGGCCCTGCTGGTCGACTTGGATCAAACAATTGTTCATACAACGAATGACAATGTCCCACCAGATATGAAA GATGTTTACCATTTCCAATTATATGGCCCTCACTCTCCGTGGTACCATACCAGACTGCGACCTGGAACCCGCGACTTCCTTTCAGCGATGAGCCGTCTTTATGAATTACACATCTGTACTTTTGGAGCTAGAAATTATGCTCACACTGTTGCTGGGCTATTGGACAAAGATGGGATGTTATTTTCGCACAGGATCCTTTCTAGGGATGAGTGTTTTGATCCTGCTTCCAAAACAGCTAATCTCAA GGCTTTGTTTCCCTGCGGCGATTCAATGGTTTGTATCATAGATGATCGGGAGGATGTGTGGCAAGGGTGCGGAAATTTAGTACAGGTAAAaccgtatcatttttttcgacacaCTGGCGATATTCATGCTCCACCTGGATTGGCTAAGCGAGATCATTTTCCCCAACCAAAAGTGGCTAGTTTGGACGAGAGTATTGATGAAATCGAGAATCCAATCAAACAAATAGTGAACGGAGCTTTGCCAGAACTCATGGAAAATGATTCAACAAGTACAGAAGAATTAGCTGCAAAGCCGAAGAGTCTCGAAAATGAAAGTCCCGACCTGGCAAACGAGATTATTGTAGCTGAAACATctaaagatgatgaaaatgagaacaaGAGTCCTGAAAAAGAAGATCAAGCCGTACCAGAGAtagaatcggaagaaaaaaagcaggtGAAGTTCAAGGAAAGTTCTTCAGCTCCGGTAGTAACTCCATTGATAAAAGATGTAAGCAACGAAAAGAGCAAACAAACAGAACTCACAGACGACGATGTAAAAGAAATTGCCAATGATAAAGCAAAAGGAGGCGAGGtggaagagttgaaaaaatcagcagattcgaaagaaatagagaataaggaaaaagaagaagagaactTTAAGGACTTAGAAAAACGGCAAGAGCTTGAAGACCACGATGATTACCTGTTATACTTGGAAGACATACTTCGAAGAATTCATGCAGAATTTTACAGCAAACGTGACATTGATCCAGAATCTAAATCCCTTAGAGATATCATCCCCAGAGTACGTGCTCGAGTTCTGAAGGGCCTGCGACTAACGTTCAGTGGCATGGTTGCTACTCATCAGAAACTGCACCAGAGTCGTGCCTACAAAGTTGCTAGAGCACTAGGAGCGGAAGTTTCGCAG GACCTGATGGACACCACTACTCATTTGGTTGCTATTAAACCGGGTACCGCTAAAGTTAACGCggctaaaaaaaagtcggaaGTAAAGATTGTGAATCCGGATTGGCTTTGGACATGCGCCGAGCGATGGGAATGTGTCGACGAGCGACTCTATCCGCTCACGAAAAGG GCTCGTGGATCCAGGGTACCGCCGCCACACTGCAGCAGCCCTGAGAGGGCTGAGGATCTGGAAACCGGAGAGGCCAACAGATTTGCAGACAGTATAAATCCCCTTATGTCTTTCACGCTTGAGGAAATAGCGAACATGGATAAAGAGGTCGAAGAAGACATGAGTGATCAAGAACTGGATGCAACGCCAATTGCAGCTGAAAACGAAACCACCTCTTCACGTCGCCGACGTCGATCACGAACGCCTGACTCACTTAacg AAGAACGTGCAGGAACTGTTTTCGgcagcaaaagaaaaaagagagatacTGCGGAAAATAATGACGATTCGTCTGCGGAAGATCGGAAGTCCTCTGACGACGATGAAGATGATGACAGGGACAATGATGATGACCTTATAACAAGGTTCCGTCGAGGCGAATCGCTGCCAGACGATTTGGACCTTGGAGACGATTCTCAGGATTCTGTGGAGGATGATTGCGAATGGAACGAGATGGGTGCTGCTTTAGAGAGAGAATTTTTATCCGATTGA